In Caldicellulosiruptor morganii, the following proteins share a genomic window:
- a CDS encoding isoprenyl transferase, with product MFEFLKKKKMYIDKSKMPAHIAIIMDGNGRWARKRGLPRSAGHRFGAQKLKEIVLFADEIGLKYLTVYAFSTENWKRPKDEVENLMNLLREFFDTEIENLINKTQIKIRVIGDISKLDRDIQNRILSAEERTKDKTGLCVVIALNYGGRNEIINAVKNLAMDIKSGKIDIKDIDENLFRNYLYTKDIPDPDLLIRPSGEMRVSNFLLWQISYTEFWFSNVLWPDFKKEHLLKAIEDYQKRERRFGGVK from the coding sequence ATGTTTGAATTTCTTAAAAAGAAAAAAATGTACATTGATAAAAGTAAAATGCCAGCACACATTGCAATTATTATGGACGGAAATGGCAGATGGGCGAGAAAAAGAGGACTGCCACGCTCAGCCGGGCACAGGTTTGGTGCACAAAAATTAAAAGAGATTGTATTGTTTGCCGATGAAATTGGCTTAAAGTATCTAACAGTATATGCTTTTTCGACAGAAAACTGGAAGAGACCTAAAGATGAAGTAGAAAATCTTATGAATCTTCTTCGAGAGTTTTTTGACACAGAGATAGAAAATCTCATCAATAAAACACAGATAAAAATTAGAGTTATAGGTGATATTTCAAAGCTTGACAGGGATATTCAAAATAGAATTTTAAGTGCTGAGGAAAGGACAAAGGACAAAACTGGACTTTGTGTTGTTATAGCACTCAATTACGGTGGCAGAAATGAAATCATAAATGCGGTAAAAAATTTGGCTATGGATATCAAGAGTGGTAAAATTGATATCAAAGATATTGATGAAAACCTTTTTAGAAATTATCTTTACACAAAAGATATTCCTGACCCTGATCTTTTGATTCGTCCAAGCGGGGAGATGAGGGTGTCTAATTTTCTTTTGTGGCAGATATCTTATACTGAATTCTGGTTTTCAAATGTCCTGTGGCCAGATTTTAAAAAAGAGCATCTTTTAAAAGCTATTGAGGATTATCAAAAAAGAGAAAGAAGGTTTGGCGGTGTGAAATAG
- a CDS encoding phosphatidate cytidylyltransferase: MKQRIITAIWGIGLVAAANFLGGIVLKLFGIAVAIIAIYEFLGIYKVEKYMIYTTCAFAVIFFIARFDFLIKLFIIFIALFLFSFIKSFKNEIAAKSIVYSIFAFIYIVLPIFFLVSLYELEDGQKLIWLPYLVCWANDTFAYFVGITFGRRRIWSNVSPKKSLEGFLGGITGGVIAVWFYFFILNHRSFNFDVFLTGIIAGAGLSIVAHTGDLFASMLKREQNKKDFGFILPGHGGVLDRFDSLIMVVPVIYLLARIGIL; this comes from the coding sequence ATGAAACAAAGAATAATTACAGCTATCTGGGGAATAGGTTTGGTTGCTGCAGCTAATTTTCTGGGTGGGATTGTTCTTAAACTTTTCGGAATTGCTGTTGCAATAATTGCTATATATGAGTTTTTGGGGATTTATAAAGTAGAAAAGTACATGATTTATACAACCTGTGCTTTTGCTGTTATTTTTTTTATTGCCCGGTTTGACTTTTTAATAAAACTCTTTATTATTTTCATCGCCCTGTTTTTATTTTCGTTTATAAAGAGCTTCAAAAACGAGATTGCAGCAAAAAGCATAGTCTATTCGATTTTTGCTTTTATATACATTGTTCTGCCTATTTTCTTTTTGGTTTCTCTTTATGAACTCGAAGATGGGCAAAAGCTCATTTGGCTTCCATATCTTGTGTGCTGGGCGAATGACACCTTTGCGTACTTTGTTGGCATAACCTTTGGAAGACGGAGAATATGGAGCAATGTAAGTCCTAAAAAGAGTTTGGAAGGATTTTTAGGTGGTATAACCGGTGGTGTGATTGCTGTTTGGTTTTACTTTTTCATCTTGAATCACAGAAGTTTCAATTTTGATGTCTTTCTTACTGGAATAATTGCAGGTGCAGGTCTTTCGATTGTTGCCCACACAGGCGATTTATTTGCTTCTATGTTGAAAAGAGAGCAAAACAAAAAAGATTTTGGATTTATTTTACCGGGTCATGGCGGTGTTCTGGACAGATTTGACAGTCTTATAATGGTTGTACCGGTAATATACCTTCTTGCAAGAATAGGAATACTTTGA